A region of Esox lucius isolate fEsoLuc1 chromosome 3, fEsoLuc1.pri, whole genome shotgun sequence DNA encodes the following proteins:
- the psmb5 gene encoding proteasome subunit beta type-5 has translation MALSSILQSEFADFSFNNDRSLSLPCGLGQVNLGFGASPGDSLNFSIKASLGPDDEDGPERKIEFLHGTTTLAFKFQHGVIVAVDSRATAGAYIASQTVKKVIEINPYLLGTMAGGAADCSFWERLLARQCRVYELRNKERISVAAASKLLANMVYQYKGMGLSMGTMVCGWDKRGPGLYYVDSEGNRVCGDLFAVGSGSMYAYGVVDSGLRQDLSVEEACDLGRRAIYQATYRDAYSGGQVNLYHVHSQGWTRVSQDDVLKLHHQYQDEKK, from the exons ATGGCGCTGTCAAGTATCTTGCAGAGTGAGTTTGCGgatttttcatttaataatgACCGGTCTTTGTCATTACCTTGTGGACTTGGTCAAGTCAACTTGGGCTTTGGCGCTTCCCCAGGGGATAGTCTTAACTTCTCAATAAAAGCTTCGCTTGGTCCTGATGACGAAGACGGCCCAGAGAGGAAAATAGAATTTCTCCATGGGACCACCACATTAGCATTCAAA TTCCAGCATGGCGTTATCGTAGCGGTGGACTCGCGGGCCACTGCTGGTGCCTACATCGCCTCCCAGACCGTGAAGAAGGTGATAGAGATCAACCCCTACCTGCTGGGCACCATGGCTGGAGGGGCAGCTGACTGCAGCTTCTGGGAGCGCCTGCTGGCCCGCCAGTGTCGCGTCTACGAGCTGCGCAACAAGGAACGCATCTCCGTGGCAGCCGCCTCCAAGCTGCTGGCCAACATGGTCTACCAGTACAAAGGCATGGGCCTCAGCATGGGAACCATGGTGTGTGGCTGGGACAAGAGAGGGCCAG GGCTGTACTATGTGGACTCCGAGGGGAACCGGGTGTGTGGGGATCTGTTTGCAGTGGGCTCTGGCTCCATGTATGCCTATGGAGTGGTGGACAGTGGGCTGAGGCAGGATCTGTCTGTAGAGGAGGCCTGTGACCTGGGTCGCAGGGCCATCTACCAGGCCACCTACCGAGACGCCTACAGCGGAGGACAGGTCAACCTGTACCACGTCCACAGCCAGGGCTGGACCCGAGTGTCTCAGGATGATGTTCTGAAGCTGCACCACCAGTACCAGGATGAGAAGAAATAG